Sequence from the Pirellulales bacterium genome:
GGCTCGACATGCGCGACGGTCTGCCGCTGCTCGAAGAGCGATTGCTTGGCATTCACCGCGACTTTCGTTCCGACGATCTGAAGGATTATTTGCGGCAATTCCTCGACGACACCCCCAAGCTTCGCCGGCCATTCATCGCCGGCGACGCCGATCATCGCTACGGCACTGAAGATCGAGAGCTCGCCGAACTTCGCGAAGAGATGCGCGCCGAGGAGACCAACCGGCACTATCTCAGCCAGGGCGACAGCGAGCCGGCTAGCGAAGGCGCGCCTAGAGAACCATCGCCTCCCCCCGACAAGCTGCGCCCCGACGATCTGACGCTCGGCTATTTTTGAGGTCAGTAGGATTGCGAATGCACTGGACTGACGATATTTCCCTGCTGTTCGAACCGCTTAGAGAATTGTGCCTGGCCACGGACGACGGGGCCACCCGATCGGTGATGGCAGACGGGGCCCCGGAATTATCGGTACGGGAGTACGACAACTGGAACGGTGGAACAACCTATTATGCTCTTGCAATCCATATTCCGGTTCACCTCTATGCAAAGCTGGAAGACGCGATTGAGAATATTGAGCGCAAGATTCTCGCAAAAGTTGAGAAACTGCAGCGGCGAGAAACTCATGACTTCATCCGAGAGGTGCTGATCCAGCCCATGTCCGCGCGGGGCCCTCGAATTGTGCCCTCCTCAGAAAGTTCCTTTTGGCTCGCGGCACATTTTCGGCTCTTCGTTAGCCATTTGAGCGAGAACAAACTCGCCGCGGCAAACCTGAAGTCGGCACTTGCGCCGTACGGCATTTCTGCGTTTGTTGCCCACGAAGACATCAAGCCAACGCAGGAGTGGCAAGATGAAATCGAAAAAGCGCCTTTCTCCATGGACGGCTTGGCAGCGATCCTAGCGCCAAGATTCGGGGAGAGTCTCTGGACCGATCACGAAGTCGGACTCGCCTTGGGCCGAGGCGTAATTGTCTTGCCGATCAGATATGGCCTCGATCCGTATGGCCTTCCTGGAAAATATCAGGGGCTACAGGGCAAAGGACGCACGCTAAGAGAGGTCGCCGAAGCGGTGTTTCGTGCATTTCTCGACAATTCGCGGACTTCGGGGAGATTCGTTTCGTGCCTCGTCGAACAGTACCTGCTTGCGGCGCCTGGTGCGTCCCTCCTCACAAAACTCAAACTGCTGGACCGCGCGGAGGTGATCTCTACTGAACAGCTAAGTAAAATCCGGGAGAAAGCCGCCAACATTCCCGAGCTTCGCGCCGATAGCGAATTCCTCGCGCATGTGAACCGCCTCTTGAACAAGCACGGCGCAGAAAGCGTTCATCCCGAGGCACCGCGTGCCGACTTCCCAGATGACGATATTCCGTTTTGAGTTTAGCGCTCGATGAGTCTCGCAGATACAACCCGCTGGCTCGGCTACCAGGAATCACCAACGCTGGAGTTCAAAAGCGTCCCGGACCCGCGCGGAATTGCCGCGGCGGTGTGCGGCATGTTGAACACCGAGGGCGGAGTCGTCGCCGTGGGCGTTGCCGACGATGGTTCTGTCGTCGGCATTGAGGATGCCGAGAGCAAGGCGGAGGAGATTGGTCGAAGCCTGCGCCAGCGGATTTCGCCCGCCGCGCCCTGGTCGGTCATCAATACCGAGGCCGACGACAAGCCGGTGATCGTCATCGACGTGCCGAACGGACCGCGCAAGCCCTACGTGGTCGAGGGGAAGGTATTTGTGCGCGTCGGAGAGGCAAATCGCGCCGCGTCGGCCGACCACATCAACCGCCTGATTCAGGACCGCATCGGCGCGGACCAGCACTGGGAACAGCAACCCGCCGTCGGTACGGCGACGGAGGACCTCGATTCGCGCGAAGTTGAAAAGACGATTCGCCAGGCGATGGAAGCAGGACGATTCGACGCCAACATCACGGGACATGAAGACGCTCTGCGCCGGCTCAATCTGATTGTCGATGGCCGCCCAATTCAAGCGGCGGTGGTGGCCTTCGGTTCGCAGGTCATGCCGTGGTATCCGCAGTGCAGCTTGCGGTTGGCGTGGTTCCGGGGAGTGACCAAAGATGAGTTCGTCGATCAACGCATTGTCTCGGCGCATGCCTTCGGGTTGCTCGAAGAGGCCAACGGTTTTCTCAAACAGCACGTCCCCATCCGCGGAACATTTAGGCCCGACGAGTTAGTGCGCCAAGACCGCCCTCTTTATCCCATTCTGGCGCTGCGCGAAGCGCTCGTGAATGCGCTCTGCCACCGCGATTATGCCGTCGCCGGCGGCGCGATCAACGTGGCCATGTTTGACGATCGGCTGGAAATCGCCAGCACGGGCACGTTGCCCGGCGGGCTAAGCGTGGCCGACCTGAAGCGAGACCATTATTCGCAGCCCCGCAATCCGCTGCTGGCGGACCTGTTCTATCGCCGCGGCCTGATCGAACTGTGGGGCCGCGGCACACAGAACATGGTGCGGCTGTGTGTCGAAGCCGGTTGCCCGGAGCCGCAGTTCGAAGAGAGAGCCGGTGAGTTCGTCGTGCGATTCTTAGCGCCGAACTTCGCGCCCAACACGCCATCGGGCGTGCAATTGTCCCCGCGTCAGGCGGCCGTCTTTGGGCAATTCCTCGCCAACCCGGTGCAAAGCCTTCGTGAAGTTCGCGACAAGGTCGATCCCAGTCTCTCCGACAGCACCATTCGCAACGTGCTTAACTCCTTGCGCGACTTGGGTTTGATCGAGGCCGTTGGAGTTGGGCGAGGGGCTTTTTGGCGGCTCGTGCGATGGTCGAACGAGTCACGGAACGCCGCGCGGTGGAATGGCACAAAAAGGCACAAAAGGCACAGGAATGACACAGAAAGGCACAATTCGCAGAGCATGAGCACCGCATCGCAACCGATTGTCGGAAAAGCCTGGAACTTCGCCCACGTGCTGCGCGACGACGGCCTGTCGTACATGGCTTATACCGAGCAGATTACGTTTCTGCTGTTCCTCAAGATGGCCGATGAGCAGTCGAAGCCGCCCTACAGCCGCAAGTCGATCGTCCCGCCGCAATTCAATTGGCAAAGCCTCAAGGGCCGCGACGGCGACGAGCTGCTGAACCACTATCGGCACATTCTCGAAGAGCTGGGCAAGAAGCCGGGCATGCTCGGCGAAATCTTCAAACGGGCCAAGCCGGAGATTCAGAGTCCCGCCACTCTGCGGCGGTTGATCGTCGACCTGATCGACGCCGAAGACTGGTCGAAGATGGAGGCCGACGTCAAGGGTGATATCTATGAAGGGCTGCTGGCCAAGAGCGCGGCCGAATCGCCCAAGGGCGCCGGTCAATACTTTACGCCCCGCGAGTTGATCAAAGCCATTGTCGATTGCGTGCAGCCGGATCCCGGCGATATGGTTTGCGACCCCGCGGCGGGCACGGGCGGCTTCCTGCTCGCCGCGCACGAGTACGTCATGCAGAAGTACGGCCGCGAACTCGATCCCGACCAGAAGCGCCACCTGAAGCGGGCGTTCGTGCAAGGTTGGGAGCTTGTTCCCAACACGGCGCGGCTCTGCATCATGAACCTCTATCTGCACGGCATCGACGGCGAGCCTTGCCCGATCCATTCGGGCATCGACGCGCTGGCCAGCCATCCGGGCAAGCATTTCAGCCTGGTACTCACCAATCCGCCGTTCGGCAAGAAGAGCAGCATTGCCATCGTCAACGAAGACGGGGATTTAGAAAAGGAAGACACCGCCTACGAGCGGACCGATTTCTACACCACCACGAAGAACAAGCAGTTGAACTTCTTGCAGCACGTCAAGACGCTCTTGAAAATCGGCGGGCGATGCGCGATCGTCGTGCCCGACAATGTGCTGTTCGAAGGCGGCGCGGGCGAGACGGTGCGCCGCAAGCTGCTCGAGGCGTGCGACGTTCACACCCTCTTGCGGTTGCCGACCGGCATTTTCTACGCGCAGGGCGTGAAGGCGAACGTGCTGTTCTTCGAAGCCAGGGCCGCCCAGGAAAAGGCGTGGACCAAGAAGCTGTGGGTGTGCGACCTGCGGACCAACATGCACTTCACGCAAAAGACCAATCCGCACAAGCGCACCGATCTCGACGAATTCGTCGAGTGCTACAAGCCTGGGCAGCCACGCGAAAAGCGCCGAGCGACCTGGAGCGACAAGGCGCCGCAAGGCCGCTGGCGAGCCTTCGACTACGGAGAGCTCATCAAGCGCGACAAGATCAACCTCGATCTTTTCTGGCTCAAGGACGAAAGTTTGGAGGACTCGGCGGACCTGCCCGACCCCGATGTGATCGCCCAGGAAATCGCCGACGACCTGCAGACCGCACTGGAGCAGTTCGCGGCCATCTCGGCGAAGGTGAAGAGATCCTGATTCCCGCGGCGGCGATCGAACCGCGATCA
This genomic interval carries:
- a CDS encoding toll/interleukin-1 receptor domain-containing protein: MHWTDDISLLFEPLRELCLATDDGATRSVMADGAPELSVREYDNWNGGTTYYALAIHIPVHLYAKLEDAIENIERKILAKVEKLQRRETHDFIREVLIQPMSARGPRIVPSSESSFWLAAHFRLFVSHLSENKLAAANLKSALAPYGISAFVAHEDIKPTQEWQDEIEKAPFSMDGLAAILAPRFGESLWTDHEVGLALGRGVIVLPIRYGLDPYGLPGKYQGLQGKGRTLREVAEAVFRAFLDNSRTSGRFVSCLVEQYLLAAPGASLLTKLKLLDRAEVISTEQLSKIREKAANIPELRADSEFLAHVNRLLNKHGAESVHPEAPRADFPDDDIPF
- a CDS encoding N-6 DNA methylase; translation: MSLADTTRWLGYQESPTLEFKSVPDPRGIAAAVCGMLNTEGGVVAVGVADDGSVVGIEDAESKAEEIGRSLRQRISPAAPWSVINTEADDKPVIVIDVPNGPRKPYVVEGKVFVRVGEANRAASADHINRLIQDRIGADQHWEQQPAVGTATEDLDSREVEKTIRQAMEAGRFDANITGHEDALRRLNLIVDGRPIQAAVVAFGSQVMPWYPQCSLRLAWFRGVTKDEFVDQRIVSAHAFGLLEEANGFLKQHVPIRGTFRPDELVRQDRPLYPILALREALVNALCHRDYAVAGGAINVAMFDDRLEIASTGTLPGGLSVADLKRDHYSQPRNPLLADLFYRRGLIELWGRGTQNMVRLCVEAGCPEPQFEERAGEFVVRFLAPNFAPNTPSGVQLSPRQAAVFGQFLANPVQSLREVRDKVDPSLSDSTIRNVLNSLRDLGLIEAVGVGRGAFWRLVRWSNESRNAARWNGTKRHKRHRNDTERHNSQSMSTASQPIVGKAWNFAHVLRDDGLSYMAYTEQITFLLFLKMADEQSKPPYSRKSIVPPQFNWQSLKGRDGDELLNHYRHILEELGKKPGMLGEIFKRAKPEIQSPATLRRLIVDLIDAEDWSKMEADVKGDIYEGLLAKSAAESPKGAGQYFTPRELIKAIVDCVQPDPGDMVCDPAAGTGGFLLAAHEYVMQKYGRELDPDQKRHLKRAFVQGWELVPNTARLCIMNLYLHGIDGEPCPIHSGIDALASHPGKHFSLVLTNPPFGKKSSIAIVNEDGDLEKEDTAYERTDFYTTTKNKQLNFLQHVKTLLKIGGRCAIVVPDNVLFEGGAGETVRRKLLEACDVHTLLRLPTGIFYAQGVKANVLFFEARAAQEKAWTKKLWVCDLRTNMHFTQKTNPHKRTDLDEFVECYKPGQPREKRRATWSDKAPQGRWRAFDYGELIKRDKINLDLFWLKDESLEDSADLPDPDVIAQEIADDLQTALEQFAAISAKVKRS